One Mesorhizobium sp. J428 DNA segment encodes these proteins:
- a CDS encoding M20 family metallopeptidase has translation MSDTEATIKAVQDFIEKDRDFVINLTRDIVRIPSVNPKFETGDGLNREGDVQALLEKAIKDEGFATEQFDALPARPNLIGEKPGSEEKSLILCGHIDVVPTGALKDWTVDPFGGEIRDGKLYGRGAIDMKGGVAACVAAMRALNRTGVTLDGRLAFHSVVDEEAGGGGAIDNVRRGKLAKAILVAEPSWGDVHPAEGGLEWARVTIRGRNGHSAFRFNEIYPQQHTPDRIVPAVNAIDIAARFIQAVHLFEQNRVRAKAHPLLPAGMNTINIGVMWGGTALGENGLPTVMTNPAIIPDAVVLDLDMKFLPDETSKQYRKDFEDFVAHFCAMDDWLKANPIKIDWELGGLFFAPMNTSPDHPLVASLMKRQAEIGKAPTMKGFIAVCDAAHYSGAGVDGVIFGPGGDGFHGVDEYVDVESLVSSAKVIAAAVVDWCGVKA, from the coding sequence ATGTCGGATACGGAAGCCACGATCAAAGCCGTCCAGGATTTCATCGAGAAGGACCGCGATTTCGTCATCAACCTGACGCGCGACATCGTCCGCATCCCCTCGGTCAATCCGAAGTTCGAGACCGGCGACGGCCTCAACCGCGAGGGCGATGTCCAGGCCCTTTTGGAAAAGGCCATCAAGGACGAGGGCTTTGCGACCGAACAGTTCGACGCCCTGCCCGCCCGCCCGAACCTGATCGGCGAGAAGCCCGGCTCGGAAGAGAAGAGCCTGATCCTGTGCGGTCATATCGACGTGGTGCCGACCGGCGCTCTGAAGGACTGGACGGTCGATCCGTTCGGTGGCGAGATCCGCGACGGCAAGCTGTACGGACGCGGCGCGATCGACATGAAGGGCGGCGTGGCGGCCTGCGTCGCTGCCATGCGCGCGCTTAATCGGACGGGCGTGACGCTGGACGGGCGGCTCGCCTTCCACTCGGTCGTCGATGAGGAGGCCGGCGGCGGCGGCGCGATCGACAATGTCAGGCGCGGCAAGCTGGCCAAGGCGATCCTCGTCGCCGAACCGAGCTGGGGCGACGTGCATCCGGCCGAGGGCGGCCTCGAATGGGCGCGCGTCACCATCCGCGGCCGTAACGGCCATTCCGCCTTCCGTTTCAACGAGATCTATCCACAGCAGCACACGCCCGACCGGATCGTGCCCGCGGTCAACGCCATCGACATCGCGGCACGCTTCATCCAGGCCGTTCACCTGTTCGAGCAGAACCGCGTCCGCGCCAAGGCGCATCCCCTGCTGCCGGCCGGCATGAACACGATCAATATCGGCGTGATGTGGGGCGGCACGGCGCTGGGCGAGAACGGCCTGCCGACGGTGATGACCAATCCGGCGATCATTCCGGACGCGGTGGTGCTCGACCTCGACATGAAGTTCCTGCCGGACGAAACCTCGAAACAGTACCGCAAGGACTTCGAGGATTTCGTCGCGCATTTCTGTGCGATGGACGACTGGCTCAAGGCCAACCCGATCAAGATCGACTGGGAATTGGGCGGCCTGTTCTTCGCACCGATGAACACCTCGCCGGACCACCCGCTCGTCGCCTCCCTGATGAAACGGCAGGCTGAGATCGGCAAAGCGCCGACTATGAAGGGTTTCATAGCCGTCTGCGACGCCGCTCATTACTCTGGCGCAGGTGTCGATGGCGTCATCTTCGGACCAGGCGGCGACGGCTTCCACGGCGTAGACGAGTACGTCGATGTCGAGTCGCTGGTGAGCAGTGCCAAGGTGATCGCAGCCGCGGTCGTCGACTGGTGCGGCGTCAAGGCTTGA
- a CDS encoding amidohydrolase: protein MTRTIPLDNSLIDEATEWRRYLHAHPETAFDEHRTADFVAAKLEEFGIEVHRGLGGTGVVGTLKRGTSPAAVGLRADMDALFIHEENDVDYRSTVDGKMHACGHDGHMAMLLGAARHLARNGDFDGTVRFIFQPAEETGDERCGGNEMVKDGLFEKFPVQAMFGMHNFPGAPLGTFMMRTGPMLASIDTFEFHIGSELSHPHSQFYVADPLLIAASLVQDMHAFKARYVNPAEPVVLSITQFQSGNPADRQSVHVTPDKAVVRGTLYTLNDTIRGQFEAGLEKLVRNAAEASGATHKFVFERGYPVLRNTQEETEFATSVAEEVAGADKVSAAMQPVMGAEDFAFMLGKVPGCYVFLGSAREGEATPRQLHNPAYDFNDEALPVGIRYWATLAERYLSQASAQQ from the coding sequence ATGACGCGGACAATCCCGCTGGACAACAGCCTGATCGACGAGGCGACCGAGTGGCGGCGCTATCTCCATGCCCATCCCGAGACGGCCTTCGACGAGCATCGCACCGCCGATTTCGTCGCCGCCAAGCTGGAGGAATTCGGCATCGAGGTTCATCGGGGCCTCGGCGGAACGGGCGTGGTCGGAACGCTGAAGCGGGGCACCAGCCCCGCGGCCGTGGGCCTGCGCGCAGACATGGATGCTCTCTTCATCCATGAGGAAAACGATGTCGACTACCGTTCGACCGTGGACGGCAAGATGCATGCCTGCGGCCATGACGGGCACATGGCGATGCTGCTCGGCGCGGCCAGGCACCTTGCCCGCAACGGCGACTTCGACGGCACGGTGCGCTTCATCTTCCAGCCGGCCGAGGAGACGGGGGACGAGCGTTGCGGCGGCAACGAAATGGTGAAGGACGGGTTGTTCGAGAAGTTTCCCGTGCAGGCGATGTTCGGCATGCACAATTTTCCCGGCGCGCCACTCGGCACATTCATGATGCGTACCGGTCCGATGCTGGCCTCGATCGACACGTTCGAGTTCCACATCGGAAGCGAACTGTCCCATCCGCATTCGCAGTTCTATGTCGCGGACCCGCTGCTCATCGCCGCCAGCCTCGTCCAGGACATGCACGCCTTCAAGGCGCGCTACGTCAATCCGGCGGAGCCTGTGGTGCTCTCCATCACCCAGTTCCAGAGCGGCAATCCGGCCGACCGGCAGAGTGTCCACGTGACGCCGGACAAGGCTGTCGTGCGCGGCACGCTCTATACGCTGAACGACACCATTCGCGGGCAGTTCGAGGCGGGACTGGAGAAGCTGGTGCGCAATGCCGCCGAGGCCAGCGGCGCGACCCACAAGTTCGTCTTCGAGCGGGGCTATCCGGTGCTGCGCAACACGCAGGAGGAAACCGAATTCGCCACATCGGTGGCGGAGGAGGTCGCAGGCGCGGACAAGGTGAGCGCGGCGATGCAACCGGTGATGGGCGCCGAGGACTTCGCCTTCATGCTCGGCAAGGTGCCCGGCTGCTATGTCTTCCTCGGTTCGGCACGGGAAGGCGAGGCGACGCCGCGCCAGCTGCACAATCCGGCCTACGACTTCAACGATGAAGCTCTGCCGGTCGGCATCCGTTACTGGGCGACGCTGGCGGAGCGCTACCTCAGTCAGGCATCCGCCCAGCAGTAA
- a CDS encoding branched-chain amino acid ABC transporter permease encodes MTSASSAETMTQPAASSAIVPKAPGRVSWQREAIALAIGFVLLALAPFVFTDSYSRHVLIMVFIYAVVASNWDLSLGYGGVFNFGHIALFGIGVYAYSLLTKLAEMDPWIAMVASGIVAMLAAVLVTIPILRLKGIYIILVTFGFAQLVMQIILSQSDYTGGTQGLVRIPALYWFDHNMVRDAKFAYFYIALGLLALSTVFLRIFVRSRMGISIVALRDNEEYAVSRGISLVRQRLITLAASAFFTGVVGAFYAAYQRNASVEVFGMSLATIILSMVLLGGTGTIYGAIIASFVLTVFSEAMADFGAWRPMITAILILVVMLAYPGGIMGMLKSAGDVLFNRRGSGRK; translated from the coding sequence ATGACCAGCGCCAGTTCCGCCGAGACGATGACCCAACCTGCCGCATCTTCCGCGATCGTGCCGAAGGCGCCGGGCCGCGTGTCCTGGCAGCGCGAGGCGATCGCGCTTGCGATCGGCTTCGTGCTCCTGGCGCTGGCACCCTTCGTGTTCACCGACAGCTACAGCCGCCATGTCCTCATCATGGTGTTCATCTACGCCGTCGTCGCGTCCAACTGGGATCTCAGCCTCGGCTATGGAGGCGTCTTCAACTTCGGCCACATCGCGCTCTTCGGCATCGGCGTCTACGCCTACAGCCTGCTGACGAAACTCGCCGAAATGGATCCCTGGATCGCGATGGTCGCCAGCGGCATCGTCGCAATGCTCGCCGCGGTGCTGGTGACGATCCCGATCCTGCGGCTCAAGGGCATCTACATCATTCTCGTGACCTTCGGCTTCGCGCAGCTGGTGATGCAGATCATTCTCAGCCAGTCCGACTACACGGGCGGCACGCAGGGTCTGGTACGCATCCCCGCCCTCTACTGGTTCGACCACAACATGGTCCGCGACGCGAAGTTCGCCTATTTCTACATCGCTCTCGGACTGCTGGCGCTCAGCACCGTCTTCCTGCGCATCTTCGTGCGCTCGCGCATGGGCATCAGCATCGTGGCGCTCCGCGACAACGAGGAATACGCGGTCAGCCGCGGCATATCGCTGGTTCGGCAGCGGCTGATCACGCTGGCCGCCAGCGCGTTTTTCACCGGCGTCGTCGGCGCCTTCTATGCCGCCTACCAGCGCAATGCGTCGGTCGAGGTCTTCGGCATGAGCCTTGCCACGATCATCCTGTCGATGGTGCTGCTCGGCGGCACCGGTACAATCTACGGCGCGATCATCGCCTCCTTCGTGCTGACGGTGTTCTCGGAAGCGATGGCGGATTTTGGCGCCTGGCGGCCGATGATCACCGCCATCCTCATCCTCGTCGTGATGCTTGCCTATCCGGGCGGCATCATGGGCATGCTGAAAAGCGCCGGCGACGTCCTGTTCAACCGTCGCGGATCAGGCCGGAAATAG
- a CDS encoding branched-chain amino acid ABC transporter permease: MNTVADILFGGLFQGSLYAMMAVGLALVWTTIGVFNFSHGVLMMLGAYVAWQLGAWGLPPFAAFPLAVALMAGVGWLLQATVVRPLIGRANLVLVVVITTLAAGSLIENGVLVTWGPRSKQVPPLLEGNAMIGGIGVSMHQIAIIVITPLILGALWLFLSRTRLGLALRAVAQNEDASRLVGLNVTALYALAFGIAAALAALAGIFLGGYRFMTPVMGADPLLKALIVVVFGGISSISGPIFAAYVIGFFEAICSYYFGLYWTPALLFAALILTLMVRPEGLFSTGSGRGLA, encoded by the coding sequence ATGAACACGGTGGCGGATATCCTGTTCGGCGGCCTGTTCCAGGGCTCGCTCTACGCCATGATGGCGGTCGGCCTCGCGCTGGTGTGGACCACGATCGGCGTGTTCAACTTCAGCCACGGCGTGCTGATGATGCTCGGCGCCTATGTCGCCTGGCAGCTCGGCGCGTGGGGCTTGCCGCCGTTCGCGGCCTTCCCCCTCGCTGTGGCGCTGATGGCGGGCGTCGGCTGGCTGCTGCAGGCGACGGTGGTCAGGCCGCTGATCGGCCGCGCCAATCTGGTCCTGGTCGTCGTCATCACCACGCTCGCCGCAGGCTCGCTGATCGAGAACGGCGTGCTCGTCACCTGGGGACCCCGGTCCAAGCAGGTTCCGCCGCTGCTCGAGGGCAATGCCATGATCGGCGGCATCGGCGTGTCGATGCACCAGATCGCGATCATCGTCATCACGCCGCTCATCCTCGGGGCGCTCTGGCTGTTCCTCAGCCGCACGCGCCTGGGACTTGCGCTGCGCGCCGTCGCACAGAACGAGGATGCCAGCCGCTTGGTCGGCCTCAACGTCACGGCGCTCTACGCGCTTGCCTTCGGCATAGCGGCAGCACTTGCGGCGCTCGCCGGCATCTTCCTCGGCGGTTATCGCTTCATGACCCCGGTCATGGGCGCCGATCCGTTGCTGAAGGCGCTCATCGTCGTCGTCTTCGGCGGCATATCGAGCATTTCGGGCCCGATCTTCGCGGCCTATGTGATCGGCTTCTTCGAGGCGATCTGCAGTTACTATTTCGGCCTCTACTGGACGCCGGCGCTGCTCTTCGCCGCGCTCATCCTGACCCTCATGGTCCGGCCCGAAGGGCTCTTCTCCACCGGCAGCGGCAGGGGGCTCGCATGA
- a CDS encoding ABC transporter ATP-binding protein, which yields MSAPMLNVARLSAGYGRVTVLDGISVAAGANGNVGLFGPNGHGKTTLLRAISGLLKPRGGAVEFEGENITGMSPRAIVDRGLIHVPQGNTLFPDLTIADCLALGAYTPRARAAEEANREKVLALFPKLRARWRQRVRTLSGGERQMVSIGTALMSHPKLLILDEPTLGLAPKIKDELCKAVFDISKSGVPLIVVEQDVEFLLELTNHLYFINHGQVETEIKPGESLAHSDIMAMYFGH from the coding sequence ATGAGCGCTCCCATGCTCAACGTCGCCCGCCTCTCCGCCGGCTATGGCCGGGTGACGGTGCTCGACGGGATTTCCGTCGCCGCGGGCGCGAATGGCAATGTCGGCCTGTTCGGCCCCAACGGCCACGGCAAGACCACGCTGCTGCGCGCCATATCGGGACTGCTCAAGCCGCGCGGCGGGGCGGTCGAGTTCGAAGGCGAGAACATCACCGGGATGAGCCCCAGGGCCATCGTGGACAGGGGGCTGATCCACGTCCCGCAGGGCAACACGCTGTTCCCGGACCTGACCATCGCCGACTGCCTGGCGCTCGGCGCCTATACGCCGCGCGCCCGCGCCGCCGAGGAGGCGAACCGGGAAAAGGTGCTGGCGCTCTTTCCGAAGCTGCGCGCCCGCTGGCGGCAGCGCGTGCGCACCTTGTCCGGCGGCGAACGGCAGATGGTGTCGATCGGCACCGCGCTGATGAGCCATCCGAAGCTTTTGATCCTCGACGAGCCGACGCTCGGCCTTGCGCCGAAGATCAAGGACGAGCTGTGCAAGGCGGTCTTCGATATCTCGAAGAGCGGCGTGCCGCTGATCGTGGTCGAGCAGGACGTCGAGTTCCTGCTCGAACTCACGAACCACCTCTATTTCATCAATCACGGCCAGGTAGAAACGGAGATCAAGCCGGGCGAAAGCCTGGCCCACTCCGACATCATGGCCATGTATTTCGGGCACTGA
- a CDS encoding ABC transporter ATP-binding protein: MALLELDGVSKAFGSLKAVDNVSFKVEAGEIFGIAGPNGSGKSTLFNTITGIPFGPDHGTIRFDGVEIQKLRGHRIARLGLARTFQRETAFDGLTVFENALMGSAFGDQQTVEAAASAAEALEFVGFSAQDFGRPAGELSVFQRKCLMLATAIAMKPKMLLLDEPASSLTKPEIDSSIELIRRTAARGITILLIEHVLTLLMSLSQHLLVLNEGSVLALGDPRTVVADQRVVEAYLGSRKVA; the protein is encoded by the coding sequence ATGGCGTTGCTGGAACTGGACGGCGTCTCGAAGGCCTTCGGCTCGCTGAAGGCCGTCGACAACGTCTCCTTTAAGGTCGAGGCTGGCGAAATCTTCGGGATCGCCGGCCCGAACGGCAGCGGCAAGAGCACGCTGTTCAACACCATCACCGGCATTCCCTTCGGACCGGACCACGGCACGATCCGTTTCGACGGCGTGGAGATCCAGAAGCTGCGCGGCCACCGGATCGCGCGGCTCGGTCTTGCCCGCACCTTCCAGCGCGAGACCGCCTTCGACGGTCTGACCGTGTTCGAGAATGCGCTGATGGGCTCGGCCTTTGGCGACCAGCAGACGGTGGAGGCGGCGGCCTCGGCCGCCGAAGCGCTCGAATTCGTCGGCTTTTCGGCGCAGGACTTCGGCCGGCCGGCGGGCGAACTGTCGGTATTCCAGCGCAAGTGCCTCATGCTCGCGACGGCGATTGCGATGAAGCCGAAGATGCTGCTGCTCGACGAGCCGGCGTCCAGCCTGACCAAGCCCGAGATCGACAGTTCGATCGAGCTCATCCGCCGCACGGCCGCGCGCGGCATCACCATTCTTCTCATCGAGCATGTACTGACGCTGCTGATGAGCCTGTCGCAGCACCTGCTCGTGCTCAACGAAGGCTCGGTGCTGGCGCTTGGCGATCCGCGCACGGTGGTGGCGGACCAGCGCGTCGTGGAAGCCTATCTCGGCAGCAGGAAGGTCGCATGA
- a CDS encoding ABC transporter substrate-binding protein, with protein MATTAGGAAWADTIKIGLLAPQTGPAAADGQEFQRGAQLAIDEINAAGGFNGNTFELVVGDVKDQSAGNVTSAVERLLGDPDVHFMTTGYASLTNFEIENMAEAEMPYVLSATSQQTRDIIAPDPAKYTCCWSLTPSFDAYNTDVTYFVEKLAKDGKIQLPTKKVAIISSDNAYSKTISEGMKKTFTEQGWTITVDELVPFGEVTDWRAILTKVRSDVPDVVINTDYLPGNSASFLNQFMEQPTKSLVFLQYAPSVPEFVELTKANSTGIIYNLLGGPLTTPKNPRADEVAAKYKAKYGTESGTYGVALYETIYLYLDALKKAGDASDHAAVMKALGETDKQISAGRLKFDQATHLATQGDDFIPITFFQIWDGKRTLISPEQYATGEFQLQPWMK; from the coding sequence ATGGCCACCACGGCCGGCGGGGCTGCGTGGGCCGACACGATCAAGATCGGACTGCTTGCGCCGCAGACCGGACCGGCCGCGGCAGACGGCCAGGAGTTCCAGCGCGGCGCACAGCTCGCCATCGACGAGATCAATGCAGCCGGAGGCTTCAACGGCAACACCTTCGAGCTCGTCGTCGGCGACGTGAAGGATCAGTCGGCCGGCAACGTCACCAGCGCGGTGGAGCGCCTGCTCGGCGATCCCGACGTGCATTTCATGACCACGGGCTACGCCAGCCTGACCAATTTCGAGATCGAGAACATGGCCGAGGCGGAGATGCCTTACGTGCTCTCCGCAACGTCGCAGCAGACGCGCGACATCATCGCGCCCGATCCGGCCAAGTATACCTGCTGCTGGTCGCTGACGCCGTCCTTCGATGCCTACAACACCGACGTGACCTATTTCGTCGAGAAGCTCGCCAAGGACGGAAAGATCCAGCTGCCGACCAAGAAGGTGGCCATCATCTCCTCCGACAATGCCTATTCGAAGACCATCTCGGAAGGCATGAAGAAGACCTTCACCGAACAGGGCTGGACGATCACGGTCGACGAGCTCGTGCCGTTCGGCGAGGTCACCGACTGGCGCGCCATCCTGACCAAGGTGCGCAGCGACGTTCCGGACGTGGTCATCAACACCGACTACCTGCCGGGCAACTCGGCGTCGTTCCTGAACCAGTTCATGGAGCAGCCGACCAAGAGCCTCGTCTTCCTGCAGTATGCGCCGAGCGTGCCTGAGTTCGTGGAGCTGACGAAGGCGAACTCGACCGGTATCATCTACAACCTGCTCGGAGGTCCGCTGACGACGCCGAAGAACCCGCGTGCGGACGAGGTGGCTGCGAAATACAAGGCGAAATACGGCACCGAGAGCGGTACCTACGGCGTCGCGCTCTACGAGACCATCTACCTCTATCTCGATGCGCTCAAGAAGGCGGGCGATGCCTCCGACCATGCCGCCGTCATGAAGGCGCTCGGCGAGACCGACAAGCAGATCTCCGCCGGCCGCCTGAAGTTCGACCAGGCGACGCATCTCGCCACGCAGGGCGACGACTTCATCCCGATCACCTTCTTCCAGATCTGGGACGGCAAGCGGACCCTGATCTCGCCGGAGCAGTATGCGACCGGGGAATTCCAGCTCCAGCCCTGGATGAAGTGA
- a CDS encoding alpha/beta fold hydrolase: protein MATKKSKIETSHGTLAVRETDSSGMPLLMIHGNSSSSEVFRNQFEGQIGRDYHLIAFDLPGHGESADAVDPDRTYNMPGYADAFTEAMLKLGYDRAAIFGWSLGGHIGLEMIGLYKGMLGLMITGTPPVSAADLGNGFLPSPHMGLAGKQDFTEEDVDAYARSTCGEPFDQVLYDAVKRTDGRARAMMLGKFAQGVGRDQAQIVLGDTPPIAVVNGADEPFVNVAFVDTIPFSNLWEGKKFVIEKSGHAPFWDSPDRFDPILDRFLKSLEPAWRK, encoded by the coding sequence GTGGCAACGAAGAAGTCCAAGATCGAGACAAGTCATGGCACGCTTGCGGTCCGGGAGACGGACAGTTCCGGCATGCCGTTGCTGATGATCCATGGCAATTCGTCAAGCAGCGAAGTCTTCCGCAACCAGTTCGAGGGACAGATCGGCAGGGATTATCATTTGATCGCGTTCGACCTGCCCGGACACGGCGAGTCCGCCGACGCGGTCGATCCGGACCGCACCTACAACATGCCCGGTTATGCCGACGCCTTCACCGAAGCGATGCTCAAGCTCGGCTACGATCGCGCGGCGATCTTCGGCTGGTCGCTCGGGGGTCATATCGGCCTCGAAATGATCGGCCTCTACAAGGGAATGCTCGGCCTGATGATCACCGGCACGCCACCCGTATCGGCGGCCGACCTCGGCAACGGATTCCTGCCGAGCCCGCATATGGGCCTGGCAGGAAAGCAGGACTTCACCGAGGAGGACGTCGACGCGTATGCGCGCAGCACCTGCGGCGAGCCGTTCGACCAAGTGCTCTACGATGCGGTCAAGCGCACCGATGGGCGAGCCCGGGCGATGATGCTCGGGAAGTTCGCCCAGGGCGTCGGCCGCGACCAGGCGCAGATCGTGCTCGGCGACACGCCGCCGATCGCCGTGGTCAACGGCGCCGACGAGCCCTTCGTCAACGTCGCCTTCGTCGACACGATCCCCTTCTCCAACCTGTGGGAAGGCAAGAAGTTCGTCATCGAAAAATCCGGGCACGCGCCGTTCTGGGACTCGCCGGACCGTTTCGACCCGATCCTCGACCGGTTCCTCAAGAGCCTGGAACCCGCCTGGCGCAAATAG